In Anaerolineales bacterium, a single window of DNA contains:
- the rpsR gene encoding 30S ribosomal protein S18 — MNTDARGGPRRFYSQPKVCQFCTDRSAKIDYKQVDVLRRYVTESGKIRPRRQSGACAKHQREIARAVKRARHLALLPFTGEVLR; from the coding sequence ATGAACACCGATGCACGTGGTGGCCCGCGGCGCTTTTATTCGCAGCCCAAGGTCTGCCAATTCTGCACCGATCGAAGTGCAAAGATCGATTACAAGCAGGTCGATGTCCTGCGGCGCTATGTCACCGAAAGCGGCAAGATCCGCCCACGCCGCCAGTCGGGTGCCTGCGCCAAGCATCAGCGTGAGATCGCCCGCGCCGTCAAGCGCGCCCGCCACCTGGCCCTGTTGCCTTTCACCGGCGAAGTCCTGCGATAA